A window from Enterocloster bolteae encodes these proteins:
- a CDS encoding HAMP domain-containing sensor histidine kinase yields the protein MRHRRNRKPLGTMTLILTAGIFLIMLTVMTLQGFLMYLYWRIFYQADIPIPQFWRPIPLLAVLSAVVGAGLTLLLSRIPLKPIRDLIEAINQLADGNFKVRIHLDLNREFERLSESFNRMAQELENTELLRSDFINNFSHEFKTPIVSLRGFAKILKNDRLTKEERDEYLDIIISESNRLSQLSTNVLNLSKIEKMSILSDMESFDLSEEVRQSVLLLESKWQKKDLELFIDMDELEYRGNKALLNQVWINLIDNAIKFSPQNGKIKLKLHRKKDQVVFQILDNGCGMDEETKNHIFDRFYQGDSSHTAEGNGIGLTVVEKIVHLHKGQIRVVSEAGIGTTFTVNLPIIPPPSVL from the coding sequence ATGAGACACAGGAGAAACCGTAAACCACTGGGTACCATGACCCTCATACTGACCGCAGGTATCTTCTTAATCATGCTCACGGTCATGACCCTGCAGGGATTTTTGATGTACCTGTACTGGAGGATTTTCTACCAGGCTGATATTCCCATCCCCCAGTTCTGGCGCCCCATTCCCCTGCTGGCCGTGCTCAGCGCCGTGGTTGGCGCCGGCCTCACCCTGCTCTTAAGCCGCATCCCCCTTAAGCCCATCCGCGACCTGATTGAGGCCATCAACCAGCTGGCGGACGGCAACTTCAAGGTGCGCATCCACCTGGACCTGAACCGTGAATTTGAACGCCTCTCCGAAAGCTTTAACCGCATGGCCCAGGAACTGGAGAACACGGAGCTGCTGCGCTCTGACTTCATCAATAATTTTTCCCATGAATTCAAGACTCCCATTGTATCCCTGAGAGGCTTTGCCAAGATACTGAAAAATGACAGACTCACAAAGGAGGAACGGGACGAATATCTGGATATCATCATAAGTGAATCCAACCGTCTGTCCCAGCTCTCCACCAATGTGCTGAATCTGTCCAAGATAGAAAAAATGAGCATCCTGTCCGATATGGAATCTTTTGACCTGTCGGAAGAAGTGCGCCAGTCTGTCCTGCTGCTGGAATCAAAATGGCAGAAAAAGGACCTGGAACTGTTTATTGATATGGATGAACTGGAATACCGCGGAAATAAGGCGCTCCTAAACCAGGTATGGATTAACCTGATTGACAACGCCATCAAATTTTCCCCTCAGAACGGAAAGATAAAACTGAAGCTGCACAGGAAGAAAGACCAGGTGGTTTTCCAGATTCTGGACAATGGATGCGGCATGGATGAGGAGACAAAGAACCATATATTCGACCGTTTCTACCAGGGAGACAGCTCCCATACTGCAGAGGGAAACGGCATTGGCCTCACGGTGGTGGAAAAAATCGTACACCTCCACAAAGGTCAGATCCGAGTCGTCAGCGAGGCCGGTATCGGTACCACCTTTACGGTGAACCTTCCTATTATCCCACCGCCTTCGGTTCTGTAA
- a CDS encoding GNAT family N-acetyltransferase, with translation MERFILQPANRKEAEKAMALIDEAKEFLKSQGIDQWQTGYPDMETIIGDLAHGRGYFIEEGSDAAAYLCIDFAGEASYETLQGSWKSDLPYAVVHRMAISGAYRGHGIASIAFQLIEELCIQNGIYSVRVDTDEKNAIMRHVLEKNGFDYCGTIWFDNSVKYAYEKMLKRDAGVNGAV, from the coding sequence ATGGAACGATTTATTTTACAGCCAGCAAATAGGAAAGAAGCAGAGAAAGCAATGGCGTTGATCGATGAAGCCAAAGAGTTCTTAAAATCGCAGGGCATTGACCAGTGGCAGACCGGATACCCGGATATGGAAACCATCATCGGGGACCTGGCGCATGGGCGGGGATATTTTATCGAGGAGGGTTCTGACGCTGCGGCATACCTCTGCATTGATTTTGCGGGTGAGGCGTCCTATGAAACGCTGCAGGGCAGCTGGAAAAGCGATCTTCCCTATGCGGTAGTCCACCGTATGGCAATATCCGGGGCTTACCGTGGGCATGGTATAGCAAGTATTGCGTTTCAGCTCATTGAAGAGCTGTGTATTCAAAATGGAATTTACAGCGTTCGGGTTGACACCGATGAGAAAAATGCTATTATGAGGCATGTCTTGGAAAAGAACGGTTTTGACTACTGCGGAACCATATGGTTTGATAACAGTGTCAAATATGCTTATGAAAAAATGCTTAAGAGGGATGCCGGCGTCAATGGAGCAGTTTAA
- a CDS encoding MFS transporter: MNDYSRWKQKFLTIAAGQTVSLIGSSAVQFSLIWWLASETGSPMMMALSGLVAFLPQIFLGPFAGVWIDRLKRKHVATAADMFIGLVAVVFAVLLWVGHPPYWSACAVLGIRALGSVFHTPAIQSIVPQLVPPDKLVRANGWNQFMQSGAFMLGPVIGAAMYAALPLPVILLTDFIGACAASLTMAVVTIPEPEHSHQEAPHLIREMKEGLSICMSDRRLMKLTAAAAITMVFYLPLASYYPLMSSTYFKASAWHGSAVEFLYALGMMVSAIIFGSLGKVNNKLKASYLGLAGSGITCFICGILPSDMWAWYVFAATCMFMGGAGSAYNIPFVAYLQETIPAKAQGRAFSLLGSIMSLAMPVGLLISSPVAQIFGVNMWFLVSGIGILAVVAVCWLSGND; this comes from the coding sequence ATGAATGATTATTCAAGATGGAAACAGAAATTTCTGACCATTGCAGCAGGCCAGACTGTCTCCCTTATCGGAAGCTCTGCTGTCCAGTTCTCGCTGATTTGGTGGCTGGCCAGCGAAACCGGCTCTCCCATGATGATGGCGTTATCCGGCCTGGTGGCATTTCTGCCCCAAATCTTCCTGGGTCCCTTTGCCGGGGTGTGGATTGACCGCCTGAAGCGGAAACATGTGGCCACTGCAGCGGATATGTTCATCGGCTTGGTAGCCGTGGTCTTTGCTGTCCTCCTGTGGGTGGGCCATCCTCCCTACTGGTCTGCCTGCGCGGTTCTGGGCATTCGGGCCCTGGGAAGTGTATTCCATACACCTGCCATCCAGTCCATCGTGCCGCAGCTGGTACCGCCGGACAAGCTGGTCCGGGCCAATGGCTGGAACCAGTTCATGCAGTCCGGCGCCTTTATGCTGGGACCTGTCATAGGAGCTGCCATGTATGCCGCGCTGCCGCTTCCGGTCATCCTGCTGACTGATTTTATAGGCGCATGTGCTGCCAGCCTTACAATGGCGGTGGTAACCATCCCTGAACCGGAACACAGCCATCAGGAGGCCCCTCATTTAATCCGGGAAATGAAGGAGGGGCTTAGCATCTGCATGAGCGACCGCAGGCTGATGAAGCTGACTGCGGCCGCAGCCATTACCATGGTATTTTATCTGCCCCTGGCCTCCTATTATCCGCTGATGTCCAGCACTTATTTTAAGGCCAGTGCATGGCATGGAAGCGCGGTGGAATTCCTCTATGCCCTTGGCATGATGGTATCCGCCATCATATTCGGCAGCCTGGGCAAGGTAAACAATAAACTGAAGGCCTCCTACCTGGGACTGGCCGGAAGCGGCATCACCTGCTTTATCTGCGGCATCCTGCCCTCTGATATGTGGGCCTGGTATGTTTTTGCAGCGACCTGCATGTTCATGGGCGGGGCCGGCAGCGCCTACAATATTCCATTCGTGGCCTATCTGCAGGAGACCATACCTGCAAAAGCCCAGGGACGGGCCTTCTCCCTCTTGGGAAGCATCATGTCCTTAGCCATGCCTGTGGGGCTCCTCATATCCAGCCCTGTAGCCCAGATTTTCGGGGTAAATATGTGGTTTTTGGTATCGGGAATCGGTATTCTGGCTGTGGTGGCTGTATGCTGGCTTTCAGGAAACGATTAG
- a CDS encoding response regulator transcription factor, protein MFQILVAEDDKNTRRLMEAVLKEHGYHPILACDGLEALKLLDTHHVDLVILDIMMPGMDGYEFTRQLRATDYTLPILMVTAKQLPEDKRKGFIVGTDDYMTKPVDEEEMILRIRALLRRAQIVNERRITIADVCLDYDSLTVSRGDESQTLPRKEFYLLYKLLSYPGKIFTRIQLMDEIWGMESQSDDNTINVHINRLRKRFEDYPEFTIETIRGLGYKAVKHL, encoded by the coding sequence ATGTTTCAGATACTGGTTGCGGAAGATGACAAGAATACCCGGCGGCTGATGGAAGCTGTACTGAAGGAACACGGCTACCATCCCATCCTGGCATGCGACGGCCTGGAGGCCTTGAAATTATTAGATACCCACCATGTAGACCTGGTTATCCTGGACATCATGATGCCCGGCATGGACGGCTATGAGTTCACCAGACAGCTGAGGGCTACAGATTACACCCTGCCCATTCTCATGGTCACCGCCAAACAGCTGCCGGAGGACAAACGGAAGGGATTCATTGTTGGAACAGATGATTATATGACAAAGCCCGTGGATGAGGAGGAGATGATTCTGCGCATCCGGGCCCTTCTGCGCAGGGCACAGATTGTGAACGAACGGCGCATCACCATCGCAGATGTGTGCCTGGATTACGACTCCCTGACCGTAAGCCGAGGGGATGAAAGCCAGACGCTGCCCCGCAAGGAGTTCTATCTTCTTTACAAGCTCCTGTCCTATCCCGGCAAGATATTCACCCGTATCCAGCTCATGGATGAGATATGGGGCATGGAATCCCAGTCGGACGACAATACCATCAATGTACACATTAACCGGCTTCGCAAGCGTTTTGAGGATTATCCCGAGTTTACCATTGAAACCATACGCGGCCTGGGCTACAAGGCGGTGAAACATCTATGA
- a CDS encoding LysR family transcriptional regulator has product MELKCLRTFRTIIDEGGFSKAAKKLNYTQSTITFQMNQLERDLSTTLFEKIGRKMVLTKAGEHLIPYVDDILQSVDKLSFLGEHLSEYQGDIQIGVGESLLCYKLPAILKEFHRQAPKARLFLRSMNCYDIRDELFSGGLDLGVFYEDVGGFGSNLAVKPLGDYPVVLVASPEIQNRYPDFVTPDRTIPLPLIINEPNCIFRQIFEQYLRDKSIILDHTIELWSIPTIKNLVKNNVGVSFLPEFTVTEELNRGELVKIPTTISGTKITAVCAHHKNKWVSPLMQLFISLCDSVSCGRER; this is encoded by the coding sequence ATGGAGCTTAAATGTTTAAGAACATTCCGCACGATTATTGATGAAGGCGGTTTTTCCAAAGCTGCCAAAAAGCTGAATTATACACAGTCTACCATTACGTTTCAAATGAATCAGCTTGAACGCGACTTATCCACTACTTTATTTGAAAAAATCGGCAGGAAAATGGTTTTGACAAAGGCAGGAGAGCATCTGATTCCTTATGTGGATGACATTCTCCAGTCCGTGGACAAGTTATCTTTTTTAGGCGAACATTTATCGGAATACCAGGGAGATATCCAGATCGGCGTTGGCGAAAGTCTGCTATGTTACAAACTTCCCGCTATTTTGAAGGAATTTCACAGGCAGGCTCCGAAAGCCCGTTTGTTCCTGCGCTCTATGAACTGTTATGATATTCGGGATGAGCTTTTCAGCGGCGGATTGGATTTAGGCGTATTTTATGAGGATGTGGGAGGTTTTGGCTCGAATCTTGCGGTTAAGCCTTTAGGTGATTATCCCGTGGTTTTGGTGGCGTCCCCCGAAATACAAAACAGATACCCGGATTTTGTGACACCGGACAGAACCATTCCGCTCCCTCTCATCATCAATGAACCGAACTGCATTTTCCGGCAGATTTTTGAACAATATCTTCGTGATAAATCAATTATTCTCGACCATACCATTGAGCTGTGGAGTATTCCCACAATCAAAAATCTTGTTAAAAACAATGTGGGGGTTTCCTTTCTTCCCGAATTTACAGTAACAGAGGAATTAAACCGTGGTGAATTGGTGAAAATTCCAACCACTATTTCAGGCACAAAAATCACTGCCGTCTGCGCGCACCATAAAAACAAGTGGGTCAGTCCGCTCATGCAGCTGTTTATCAGTTTATGTGATTCGGTTTCCTGCGGCAGGGAGCGGTAA
- a CDS encoding efflux RND transporter permease subunit, whose translation MGLTRFVLKRPVATVMALLCLLVFGISSVFNATLEQMPDTDQPMLIIIASYSGAGPEDIDELVTQPIEDQVGTIEGVKSMSSTSSENRAMIMLEYDYGTDMDDAYNDLSQSLDALSRQLPDDAETSVMEMNNNAGTTMMLSISNPSQEDLYDYVDQTVVPLLEQISSVAEVEAMGGKSEYYKIELQSDEMAQYQVTMSDVSTAMSTANLSYPSGDAVSGKLELSVSTSLEHETIEALKEVPITTSSGKIVYLEDIAKVYEAEESRGGISRYNGQDTISISITKQQSSTAMDVSSEVQEVIESLEADDENLNIRIVRDSADSILSSLKDVALTLVLAAVISMIIIFIFFGDYKASLIVGSSIPTSILVSLILMTSAGFSLNIITMSGLVLGVGMMVDNSIVVLESCFRAIETEEDKGLLGYARASLSGTNIVLQSILGSTVTTCVVFLPLVFLQGMSGQMFGSMGYVIVFCMLASFLSAITIVPLTYMAYKPQERMQAPMSRPMERIQNGYRRIMPGLLNHKAIIMIASVILVIAAYFLASGMETELMTADDTGTVSVSIETRPGLLSENADAMLLQAEEIVQGHPDVESYMLRYNNDSGTITAYLRDNRDMSTDEVVEQWETEMADLDNCTVTVEASSSMSFMSRNRGYEVILNGTDYDELQEVSNKIVTEMTARDDVMNVHSSIENTAPVVTVKVDPVLAAAEGLTASQIGSQVKQMMDGEEVTTLDVDGREVSVMAEYPEDEYRTVSQMKDIILSKPSGGYVALTDVAEIYYKDSPASISKTDKAYEITITADYTGGNVQSAIDSEVINPNLSGTIKRGVNSMNRMMQEEFAALYQAIAVAVFLVFVVLSAQFESPKFSFMVMTTIPFSLIGSFGLLQITGVSISMTSILGFLILVGTVVNNGILYVDTVNQYRMTMDLKTALIEAGATRLRPIMMTSLTTILSMIPMALAIGDSGSTTQGLAIVNIGGLSVGVAVALFILPIYYALMNGDKKRVVLDI comes from the coding sequence ATGGGATTGACAAGGTTTGTATTAAAACGTCCGGTGGCCACGGTTATGGCATTGCTTTGCCTTCTGGTATTCGGTATTTCTTCCGTTTTTAATGCCACGCTGGAACAGATGCCGGACACGGATCAGCCCATGCTGATTATCATAGCGTCTTATTCCGGGGCTGGTCCTGAGGATATAGATGAACTTGTGACCCAGCCCATAGAAGACCAGGTGGGGACCATAGAGGGCGTGAAAAGCATGAGCTCCACTTCCAGCGAAAACAGGGCCATGATTATGCTGGAATATGATTACGGCACCGATATGGATGACGCATATAATGATTTATCCCAGAGTCTGGATGCATTGAGCCGCCAGCTCCCTGACGACGCGGAGACCTCTGTCATGGAGATGAATAACAATGCGGGAACCACCATGATGCTTTCCATATCAAATCCTTCCCAGGAGGATTTGTACGATTATGTGGACCAGACCGTGGTGCCTTTGCTGGAACAGATTTCCTCTGTGGCAGAGGTGGAGGCCATGGGCGGTAAGTCGGAATATTATAAAATTGAGCTTCAATCCGATGAGATGGCCCAGTATCAGGTGACCATGAGCGACGTGTCCACTGCTATGAGCACGGCAAATCTTTCCTACCCATCCGGCGATGCTGTATCCGGAAAACTGGAGCTTTCTGTTTCAACGTCCCTGGAGCATGAGACCATAGAAGCTCTGAAGGAAGTCCCCATCACCACCTCCAGCGGAAAAATTGTGTATCTGGAGGACATTGCCAAGGTTTATGAGGCAGAGGAGAGCCGGGGAGGTATCTCGCGCTACAACGGCCAGGACACTATTTCCATTTCCATCACCAAGCAGCAGAGCAGCACGGCCATGGATGTGTCATCCGAGGTCCAGGAGGTTATCGAAAGCCTGGAGGCGGACGACGAGAACCTGAATATCAGGATTGTCAGGGACAGCGCGGACAGCATTCTCAGCTCCCTTAAGGATGTGGCCCTTACCCTGGTGCTGGCAGCCGTGATTTCCATGATTATCATATTCATTTTCTTTGGGGACTATAAGGCGTCCCTGATTGTAGGAAGCTCCATACCTACCTCTATCCTGGTGTCCCTGATTCTGATGACCAGCGCCGGTTTTTCTCTGAACATCATTACCATGAGCGGTCTGGTGCTGGGCGTGGGCATGATGGTGGATAACTCCATCGTGGTGCTGGAGAGCTGTTTCAGGGCCATCGAGACAGAGGAGGACAAGGGCCTTCTGGGATATGCCAGGGCTTCCCTGTCAGGTACAAACATTGTGCTACAGTCCATTTTGGGCTCCACGGTGACTACCTGCGTGGTTTTCCTGCCGCTGGTATTTCTGCAGGGTATGTCGGGACAGATGTTCGGCTCCATGGGATACGTTATCGTGTTCTGTATGCTCGCCTCCTTTTTGTCGGCTATTACCATTGTTCCCCTTACATATATGGCGTATAAGCCCCAGGAGAGGATGCAGGCGCCGATGTCGCGGCCAATGGAGCGGATACAGAACGGATACCGCCGCATCATGCCCGGACTTTTAAACCACAAGGCCATTATCATGATTGCATCTGTAATCCTGGTGATTGCAGCCTATTTTCTGGCCAGCGGGATGGAAACCGAGCTTATGACCGCGGACGATACGGGAACGGTCAGTGTTTCCATCGAAACAAGGCCGGGGCTGCTGTCGGAAAATGCCGACGCCATGCTGCTGCAGGCAGAGGAGATTGTCCAGGGGCATCCGGATGTGGAATCCTACATGCTGCGCTATAACAATGACAGCGGTACCATAACAGCCTATCTGAGGGACAACAGGGATATGAGCACCGACGAGGTAGTGGAGCAGTGGGAGACAGAGATGGCGGATCTGGATAACTGTACGGTGACAGTGGAGGCATCCTCGTCCATGAGCTTCATGAGCAGGAACCGGGGATATGAAGTCATCCTTAACGGAACAGATTACGACGAGCTCCAGGAAGTCAGCAACAAGATTGTTACCGAGATGACGGCCAGGGACGATGTGATGAACGTCCATTCCAGCATAGAAAATACAGCGCCTGTGGTTACCGTGAAGGTGGACCCGGTACTGGCGGCAGCGGAGGGGCTTACTGCATCCCAGATTGGTTCCCAGGTAAAGCAGATGATGGACGGCGAAGAGGTGACCACCCTGGATGTGGACGGCAGGGAGGTCAGCGTGATGGCTGAGTACCCGGAGGATGAGTACCGCACGGTCAGCCAGATGAAGGATATTATACTCTCCAAGCCTTCCGGAGGCTATGTGGCCCTGACGGATGTGGCGGAAATCTATTATAAGGACAGCCCGGCTTCCATTTCCAAGACGGATAAGGCATATGAGATAACCATTACAGCAGATTATACAGGGGGAAATGTCCAGTCCGCCATAGACAGCGAGGTCATAAACCCCAACTTAAGCGGCACCATCAAAAGGGGCGTCAACTCCATGAACCGAATGATGCAGGAGGAATTTGCAGCCTTGTACCAGGCGATTGCCGTTGCTGTGTTCCTGGTATTTGTGGTACTGTCAGCGCAGTTTGAGTCACCGAAGTTTTCCTTCATGGTAATGACTACCATACCATTCAGCCTCATTGGCTCCTTCGGGCTTTTGCAGATTACGGGGGTCAGCATCAGTATGACGTCTATCCTGGGCTTCCTGATTCTGGTCGGCACTGTTGTTAACAATGGTATCCTCTATGTGGATACAGTGAACCAATACCGCATGACCATGGATTTAAAGACAGCCCTCATTGAGGCCGGCGCCACACGTTTAAGGCCCATTATGATGACCAGCCTTACCACCATCCTTTCCATGATTCCCATGGCCCTGGCCATAGGGGACAGCGGTTCCACCACCCAGGGTCTGGCCATTGTTAACATCGGCGGACTCAGCGTGGGCGTGGCGGTGGCTCTGTTCATACTGCCAATCTACTATGCGCTTATGAACGGTGATAAGAAACGGGTTGTACTGGATATTTAA
- a CDS encoding efflux RND transporter periplasmic adaptor subunit, with protein MSKSRKIKIGIAAGIIVILAVAMIVMKGGKKAKGGMPMGQEASVTVVRAEQPSSGDIILTTGLTGTVEPSDVVHIYAKAAGDVTAVYVKAGDMVTQGQVLFEIDTEQVETAKNSMDAASVSLSEAQSNLRRMQILYSGGDLSEQEYEQYVNAVKSAQLQYESAKLAYERQVQYSSVTAPINGKIESFDVEVYDRVSQSQDLCVIAGEGENIVSFYVTQRMMQNANVGDELEIQKNGTTYKAYISEINSMVDRDTGLFKVKAQIENTQEIAAGSTVKLNLVTERALDTMVVPIDAIYYSGGNAYVYLYQDGTASMAQVEVGLEDEEHAQILSGLSADDMVVSTWSSNLYEGAKIRLRDEVQPGEEAQFREETQAGEKTQSGEEFQSREEFQSGEGNQSEEETQAGETAAPGGEDSKHAASQAEQEA; from the coding sequence ATGAGCAAGAGCAGGAAAATAAAGATAGGCATTGCAGCCGGAATCATTGTCATACTGGCTGTGGCTATGATTGTAATGAAGGGAGGAAAAAAAGCAAAGGGCGGCATGCCTATGGGACAGGAGGCTTCTGTCACAGTGGTGAGGGCAGAACAGCCGTCCTCCGGCGATATTATCCTTACCACAGGGCTTACCGGCACAGTGGAGCCTTCTGATGTGGTTCATATCTATGCAAAGGCAGCAGGTGACGTCACGGCGGTATATGTGAAGGCAGGGGACATGGTGACACAGGGCCAGGTCCTGTTTGAGATTGATACAGAGCAGGTGGAGACGGCAAAGAACTCCATGGATGCTGCATCTGTATCCCTTTCAGAGGCCCAGAGCAACCTGAGAAGAATGCAGATTCTTTACAGCGGCGGCGATTTGTCTGAGCAGGAATACGAGCAGTATGTCAATGCGGTGAAGTCCGCGCAGCTCCAGTATGAGTCCGCTAAACTGGCTTACGAAAGACAGGTGCAGTACAGTTCCGTCACCGCTCCTATCAATGGGAAGATTGAAAGCTTTGACGTGGAGGTGTATGACAGGGTGAGCCAGTCCCAGGATTTGTGCGTGATTGCCGGCGAGGGAGAGAACATAGTCTCCTTCTATGTGACCCAGCGCATGATGCAGAACGCCAATGTGGGCGATGAGCTGGAAATCCAGAAGAACGGAACTACATACAAGGCATATATCAGCGAAATAAACTCCATGGTTGACAGGGATACAGGGCTGTTCAAGGTAAAGGCCCAGATTGAAAACACACAGGAGATTGCAGCCGGAAGCACGGTGAAATTAAATCTTGTGACGGAACGGGCACTGGATACAATGGTGGTTCCCATTGATGCCATCTATTACAGCGGGGGCAATGCCTATGTTTATCTGTACCAGGACGGCACCGCATCCATGGCCCAGGTGGAAGTGGGACTGGAGGACGAGGAACATGCCCAGATTCTTTCCGGCCTGTCAGCCGATGACATGGTTGTGAGCACATGGAGCTCCAACCTGTATGAGGGGGCGAAAATACGGTTGAGGGATGAGGTGCAGCCAGGAGAAGAGGCACAGTTTAGAGAAGAAACACAAGCCGGAGAGAAAACCCAGTCCGGAGAAGAGTTTCAGTCCAGAGAAGAGTTCCAGTCCGGAGAAGGGAACCAGTCCGAGGAAGAAACACAGGCCGGAGAAACAGCAGCACCCGGCGGGGAAGACAGCAAACATGCAGCATCACAGGCGGAACAGGAGGCATAA
- a CDS encoding TolC family protein, translated as MKHGKIGAGCLAVVLCLGTMPVTAWAGTPEFAYTAEQWASLRDNQLEFTEIADLIHVYNNTVIQNQLEYEDFRGEDADDIADDYYDAADDIYGSLEYPDSSDSDYASRLSSYLSSQIQADNLREQGDDNVEDGDVKKLEYDKTEAGLVKEAQELMISYWSQTYSLESLEQNKIQARSSYDQTLNRLSAGMSTQAQVLSAREAVTSADASLLSAQSSLGQTKETLCLMLGWTYGAQVDIGDVPEPDLEGMTAINLEEDVSRGVENNYSLKILEKKIANAKSGTNKTSLEQSLKSQKETAASSIKNAYESMMISKSDYEQALNTYEIEAAAMAAAERKMAAGTTTRNDYVTQQTAFAAAQVNVRTQKLALLKAQLEYRWSVDGLASVS; from the coding sequence ATGAAACATGGAAAAATAGGGGCAGGATGCCTGGCAGTGGTATTGTGCCTTGGCACCATGCCGGTGACGGCATGGGCCGGCACCCCGGAGTTTGCCTATACCGCAGAACAGTGGGCTTCCCTCAGGGATAATCAGCTGGAATTCACAGAGATAGCGGATTTGATTCATGTATACAATAACACGGTGATCCAGAACCAGCTGGAGTATGAGGATTTCCGGGGCGAGGACGCGGACGATATCGCGGATGATTACTATGATGCCGCCGATGATATATACGGAAGCCTGGAATATCCTGATTCGTCGGATTCAGATTATGCCAGCCGCCTTTCCTCCTATCTGAGCAGCCAGATTCAGGCAGATAATCTGCGGGAGCAGGGAGACGACAATGTGGAGGACGGGGACGTCAAAAAGCTGGAATATGACAAGACAGAGGCAGGTCTGGTGAAGGAGGCCCAGGAGCTGATGATAAGCTACTGGAGCCAGACATACAGTCTGGAGAGCCTGGAACAGAATAAGATACAGGCCCGGTCCTCCTATGACCAGACGCTTAACCGCCTGAGTGCGGGTATGTCTACCCAGGCCCAGGTGCTGTCGGCCCGGGAGGCCGTCACATCGGCAGATGCATCCCTGCTGTCGGCCCAGAGCAGTCTGGGGCAGACAAAAGAAACTCTCTGCCTTATGCTGGGATGGACCTACGGGGCGCAGGTGGATATAGGGGATGTGCCGGAGCCGGACCTGGAGGGAATGACAGCCATTAACCTGGAGGAAGATGTATCCAGGGGAGTGGAAAATAACTACAGCCTTAAAATACTTGAAAAGAAAATAGCCAATGCAAAAAGCGGCACCAACAAAACCAGTCTGGAACAGAGCTTAAAGAGCCAGAAGGAGACAGCTGCTTCCAGCATAAAGAATGCATACGAGAGCATGATGATATCCAAATCCGACTATGAGCAGGCCCTTAATACGTATGAAATCGAGGCGGCAGCCATGGCGGCGGCGGAGCGGAAAATGGCAGCCGGAACCACGACAAGGAACGATTATGTAACACAGCAGACCGCCTTTGCCGCGGCCCAGGTCAATGTGCGCACACAGAAGTTGGCCCTGCTTAAGGCCCAGTTGGAATACCGTTGGTCGGTGGACGGACTGGCGTCTGTGTCATAG